From the Musa acuminata AAA Group cultivar baxijiao chromosome BXJ1-2, Cavendish_Baxijiao_AAA, whole genome shotgun sequence genome, one window contains:
- the LOC135613378 gene encoding transcription repressor OFP7-like, with amino-acid sequence MEINGSCSGGSSTGRRLKQRLARMFLRSSCNTSTSAASAGAEPVFEVEHRDHGLGRRSLSFAVPGDHRRHTAVAVALPRSVDCSGCKPSHQSASLMAKNDKWKDSKGRKKENPASPSSPRKSSYYYHCIDKAMGERKEIKRKKKKRLLSNGYGFSSSSSTESDQVDGFFSSEEREGKEEEAEAFFSSRSFSSDSCDFYQRPTSNKKKKKKKNNNNNKKKEPERPPRRRRGGGRKYEPWGVCKGLQPLVSVRSPAAKNGVAVVKRSRDPYTDFRSSMAEMITERQIFEAEDLENLLQSYLCLNSPHLHLVILQAFSDIWVVLFGR; translated from the coding sequence ATGGAGATCAACGGGAGTTGTAGTGGTGGTAGTAGTACGGGCAGGAGGCTGAAGCAGCGACTGGCTCGCATGTTCCTCCGCTCCTCCTGCAACACTTCCACCTCCGCCGCCTCGGCCGGAGCAGAGCCGGTCTTCGAGGTGGAACACCGCGACCATGGCCTCGGTCGTCGTTCGCTTTCTTTCGCTGTGCCTGGCGATCACCGTCGGCACACAGCGGTTGCTGTTGCGCTGCCGCGGTCAGTGGATTGCAGCGGGTGTAAACCATCCCACCAATCTGCATCCTTGATGGCAAAGAATGACAAGTGGAAGGATTCCAAGGGAAGAAAGAAGGAGAATCCTGCTTCTCCCTCCTCGCCACGGAAGAGTTCTTACTACTATCATTGCATCGACAAGGCCATGGGAGAAAGGAAGGAGatcaagaggaagaaaaagaagagacttTTGTCCAACGGCTACGGATTCAGCAGCTCCTCGTCGACTGAAAGCGATCAAGTAGACGGATTCTTCAGCAGCGAAGAGCGCGAAGGAAAGGAAGAGGAGGCCGAGGCGTTCTTTTCATCGAGGAGCTTCTCCTCTGACTCCTGCGACTTCTACCAGAGGCCGACGtccaataagaagaagaagaagaagaagaacaacaacaacaacaagaagaaagaacCCGAGCGTCCTCCACGACGACGCCGCGGCGGCGGTAGGAAGTACGAACCTTGGGGAGTGTGCAAGGGGCTTCAACCCCTGGTCTCCGTCCGATCTCCCGCAGCCAAGAACGGCGTCGCGGTGGTGAAGCGATCGAGGGATCCTTACACCGACTTCCGGAGCTCGATGGCGGAGATGATCACGGAGAGGCAAATCTTCGAAGCCGAAGACTTAGAGAACTTGCTGCAATCCTATCTCTGTCTCAACTCCCCTCACCTCCATCTTGTCATCCTGCAGGCCTTCTCTGATATCTGGGTTGTTCTTTTTGGCCGCTAA